From the genome of Nicotiana tabacum cultivar K326 chromosome 17, ASM71507v2, whole genome shotgun sequence:
gatcaagtatGACTTAATTTGGTTGTAATATAGGCTGCAGGACGGGcatgatacatttggatatagtgactacacctccctaagcactttaatacataaaaTTTTACAATTTAAACCCCACGCTTATTTTGAACCAAGCTCCCAATATCTCTAAGCATAAACAAGATAAGAACTACCACTAGCATGTAatccattttttccttttctaaattctgatttttttcttttcaagcaaattcactttttttttctttcaattccctACAAGTGGCTTTCGCgatgttttttcaaaaaattcacctttctcctttttcaatagttccactcaaaaacccgACCATACCTCATTTAGCTTTTATAAGTTCATAACAAAatcaagtgctcaagagaggtagaaggttcaaatagatagtcaattcaaacaaGGATCAGGCTTGCAGTATGGTTGCCAAAGAAGTAGGATTATAGGCTCAAACGAGCTATTAGGATACATAACAGTTAGGCGGGTCATAAACATATAAGTGGCTAAATAAAGAAATGcatatatcacttcctagactgaacaaaactgctatttcactttgcaaacactcggggcaagttctagacatcaactgacATGCACAGAATATCCACAAAAACCTCACTCAcacattggcacataactcacttaggatcgaATCTATGTAGCAAAGTCAAAATCAAACAATTTAAGGCACTACAATACATGAGTCAAGAACTAAGCCTAgacgtcacaactaaagcactcactactctcaaggcacaacaaagtaaaaaataattatctcCATTTAACACCATAGCACAAGACTTCCCTATtcctaataaaaaaaattaactacactcggttcaagcaaaacccttagaaaagaatctcgacacaaagaaaaatcaaagggGAATTGTTACACAACCTaggaaaacaaaatattttttttgacttTGATCCCTCAAGAAGACATTCGAGTAAATCCATCGTcgaaaaaagtcaaaaaaaataattcaaacaaAATACACGAAAACAAACCTACATGTACATATTTACATCCCCCActccacactttaaattgtggcatgtccccatgacatgcaaataaaaagcaagaggtaaaggAAACTCCCCTAAttcatctagtcggggtctgaatcGATGTTGGGATCTCCTCTGCACGCCCGACCCGGTGCACACATCCATGTTGAGAGCTTCTTTTCGTCCTTCtttgggtacaccccacacttatcagtTTTACTTTCCCCAGTTTTCTCCTTTAGGGTCCCTCATTGCTCATTCCATCTTGAAGACCACCCTTTCTTCCCCGACTTTGAGCATGAGCTACCTTGCTAGAATGTCTAGAACTGCTCTGCCAATAGCTAAGAAGGGTCTCCCTAGAATTAGAGGGGCCTATTTATTCTCCTCCATGTTCACCACAATGAAATCcacagggaacacaaatttgtcCACCCAAACTAGCACATCCTCCACTATTCCTTCAGGTATGATTGTGGTCTGATCCGCCAGCTGCAAGGACACAAGTATAGACCTGATTTCTCCAATCTCTCCCTCCAATTTCCTGAAAATAGACAAAGGCTTAAGATTAATAGAAGAACCCGAATCACACAAAGAATTTTTAAACTTAGTACTTCCTAAAAGAGcatggtatagtaaaactccctggatctccacacttttgaggGAGCTTATTCTGCAGAATGGCACTACagtgctctgtgagcttgaccaccgATGTCTCTTCCACCTTTCGCTTGTTGGATAATATCTCCTTTAAGAACTTGGCATATGTTGGCATCTGTGAAAGCACCTCTGTGAAAGGTACATTAACATGCACCTGCTCGAGCATTTCTAGAAAATGCCTAAATTATTTGTTCAACTTCTCTCTTCTTTGCTACTGAGGGAAAATTAAAGCATGCATATATTTACTTTCTTCAGTCTCCTCATTTATTTCATTCTCATCTTTCGTCTTCTTCTAAGCTGTAGTCTTCCCCTTCTTCTTCAGACCATCATCTACCATTCCTGCACCTTTTTGAATGTTGTCATTTTTCTGCTCCTCCACAATATCCACATGTCTTTCAATCAGCTCATCCTTTTGTTTTGCCCTGGGATCCTCCAATGCATGCCCACTCCTCAAAAACACTGCATTTATTGTCTCTTTTGGATTTATTTCAGTATCAGCAGGGAGAGTTCCTGGAACCCTCTCAGACAATAGATTAGCTAGTTGCCCCATTTGTCTTTCCAAGTTTCGAATGGTCGT
Proteins encoded in this window:
- the LOC107799401 gene encoding uncharacterized protein LOC107799401; the protein is MLEQVHVNVPFTEVLSQMPTYAKFLKEILSNKRKVEETSVVKLTEHCSAILQNKLPQKCGDPGSFTIPCSFRKKLEGEIGEIRSILVSLQLADQTTIIPEGIVEDVLVWVDKFVFPVDFIVVNMEENK